From the Synechococcus sp. HK01-R genome, one window contains:
- a CDS encoding DegT/DnrJ/EryC1/StrS aminotransferase family protein — MQVPPFSLSQQLSDLGAELDNAVLRVLRSGQYIGGSEIQRFEEAFAASIGSPHAVGCNSGTDALILALRGLGIGPGDEVITASFSFFATAEAISAVGATPVFVDVDPVTYLIDLAQAEAAITPATKALIPVHLFGRPVDMDALMTIAKRHGLKVVEDCAQATGAHWNGKPVGSWGDVGCFSFFPTKNLGGAGDGGAVTCCDADLAQRMRELAVHGMPRRYLHTELGYNSRLDALQAAVLNVKLPHLGHWVEKRSAIAARYQEALAGLHGLQLPDPASATAVGHGWNQFVVRVRLCPENQPHCAGRCDDAPASSFGLPSSRCRDWLKQSLQEQGVNTIIYYPIPIHRQPAYEALGLAPGSLPITEQLCSEVLSLPIFPELSSDQQDRVIAVLRNLLASTTQAERMVA, encoded by the coding sequence ATGCAGGTGCCTCCCTTCAGTCTCAGTCAGCAGCTCAGCGATCTGGGAGCGGAGCTCGACAATGCCGTTCTGCGGGTGCTGCGCAGCGGCCAATACATCGGTGGAAGCGAAATCCAGCGGTTTGAGGAGGCCTTTGCCGCGAGCATCGGCAGCCCCCATGCCGTGGGCTGCAACAGCGGCACCGATGCCCTGATTCTGGCCCTGCGCGGCCTGGGCATCGGCCCCGGTGACGAGGTAATCACGGCGTCCTTCAGCTTCTTTGCCACAGCCGAAGCGATCAGCGCCGTGGGCGCCACCCCGGTGTTCGTGGATGTGGATCCCGTCACCTATCTGATCGATCTGGCACAGGCTGAAGCGGCCATCACTCCAGCCACCAAAGCGCTCATCCCTGTGCACCTGTTCGGCCGACCGGTGGACATGGACGCGCTGATGACCATCGCCAAGCGCCATGGCCTCAAGGTGGTGGAAGACTGCGCCCAGGCCACCGGTGCGCACTGGAACGGCAAACCCGTCGGCAGCTGGGGGGATGTGGGCTGTTTCAGCTTCTTCCCCACCAAGAACCTTGGAGGAGCTGGCGACGGCGGTGCCGTGACCTGTTGCGATGCCGACCTAGCCCAACGCATGCGCGAACTGGCGGTGCATGGCATGCCCCGGCGCTACCTGCACACGGAGCTGGGCTACAACAGCCGACTCGATGCTCTGCAGGCCGCAGTGCTCAACGTGAAACTGCCCCATCTGGGCCATTGGGTGGAGAAGCGCAGTGCAATCGCCGCCCGCTATCAGGAGGCTCTGGCAGGCCTGCATGGTCTCCAACTCCCCGACCCCGCCTCTGCCACAGCCGTCGGCCATGGCTGGAACCAGTTCGTGGTGCGCGTGCGCCTCTGCCCCGAGAACCAGCCCCATTGCGCCGGTCGGTGCGACGACGCCCCAGCCAGCAGCTTCGGATTACCCAGCAGCCGCTGCCGTGACTGGCTCAAGCAGAGCCTTCAGGAGCAGGGCGTCAACACGATCATCTATTACCCCATTCCGATCCACCGCCAGCCGGCCTACGAGGCCCTCGGCCTCGCACCCGGAAGCCTGCCGATCACCGAACAGCTCTGCAGCGAGGTCCTGAGCCTGCCGATCTTCCCTGAGCTATCCAGCGATCAGCAGGACAGGGTGATTGCCGTGTTGCGCAACCTACTGGCCAGCACCACTCAGGCGGAGCGAATGGTGGCGTAG
- a CDS encoding FAD-binding domain-containing protein — MPPLPTPPPLSWPDRPGDLPRHLADRDALQDLLKETFPEAEGGLSGIRGGRQAAESQLNRLDAKRYGRSRNHLQGAVTRLSPWIRHGVLTLAEVRDAVFAQLSGRGQGQQEGGKLINELGWRDFWQRMWMDLGDAIHHSQEELKTGHDPSSYGRTLPEDIREGRTGLACMDGFQADLVGSGWLHNHARMWLAAYVVHWRRIHWKAGADWFLEHLLDGDPASNHLSWQWVASSFSHKPYFFNRDNLERYSEGRYCNGCPSAQNCPFEGSYEQLEQRLFAIPMAGAIGNVPARRRR; from the coding sequence GTGCCGCCGCTGCCTACGCCACCTCCCCTGTCTTGGCCTGATCGCCCCGGCGACCTCCCGCGACACCTGGCCGATCGTGATGCCCTGCAAGACCTACTTAAGGAGACGTTCCCAGAGGCGGAGGGGGGCCTCAGTGGGATCCGCGGGGGCCGCCAGGCGGCGGAGTCCCAGCTCAATCGGCTGGATGCAAAGCGCTACGGGCGCAGCCGCAACCATCTCCAAGGTGCGGTGACCAGGCTGTCGCCCTGGATCCGTCACGGCGTCCTCACCCTTGCTGAGGTGCGCGATGCCGTCTTTGCCCAGTTATCGGGCCGGGGGCAGGGCCAGCAGGAGGGAGGCAAGCTGATCAACGAGTTGGGCTGGAGGGATTTCTGGCAGCGGATGTGGATGGATCTGGGCGATGCCATCCATCACAGCCAGGAGGAGCTCAAAACGGGGCACGATCCTTCCTCCTATGGCCGCACGCTGCCCGAAGACATCCGCGAGGGGCGAACTGGGCTGGCTTGCATGGATGGTTTTCAGGCGGACCTGGTGGGCAGCGGCTGGTTGCACAACCACGCACGCATGTGGTTGGCCGCTTACGTGGTGCATTGGCGGCGTATCCACTGGAAAGCCGGCGCCGACTGGTTCCTCGAGCACCTGCTCGATGGTGATCCGGCCAGCAATCACCTGAGCTGGCAATGGGTGGCCAGCAGCTTCAGCCACAAGCCTTATTTCTTCAATCGCGACAACCTTGAGCGCTACAGCGAGGGGCGCTACTGCAACGGCTGCCCCAGCGCCCAGAACTGCCCTTTTGAAGGCAGTTACGAGCAGCTGGAACAGCGTTTATTCGCCATCCCCATGGCTGGAGCGATTGGCAACGTTCCCGCGCGCAGACGACGCTGA
- the fabI gene encoding enoyl-ACP reductase FabI, whose product MLLDLTGKKILVTGIANNKSIAWGIAQQLRAAGAELGITYLPDEKGRFETKVRDLTAPLEPSLFLPLNVQDPAQMEAVFAEIKKTWGVLDGLVHCLAFAGKDELIGDYSATTAEGFARALEISAYSLAPLCAHAKPLFSEKAGVVTLTYLGAERAIPNYNVMGVAKAALEASVRYLSAELGPEKQVRVNAISAGPIRTLASSAIGGILDMIHNVEEKAPLRRTVTQTEVGNTAAFLLSELSSGISGQTIYVDAGYCINGM is encoded by the coding sequence ATGCTTCTCGATCTCACGGGCAAGAAGATCCTCGTTACCGGCATTGCCAACAACAAATCGATCGCTTGGGGAATCGCCCAGCAGCTGCGGGCCGCTGGGGCCGAGCTCGGGATCACCTATCTGCCCGATGAGAAGGGTCGCTTCGAGACCAAGGTGCGCGACCTCACCGCCCCCCTGGAGCCCAGCCTGTTTTTGCCCCTGAATGTGCAGGACCCGGCTCAGATGGAAGCGGTGTTTGCGGAGATCAAGAAGACATGGGGTGTGCTCGATGGATTGGTGCACTGCCTGGCCTTCGCCGGCAAAGACGAGCTGATCGGCGACTACAGCGCCACCACCGCCGAGGGCTTTGCCCGTGCCCTGGAGATCAGCGCCTACTCCCTGGCACCGCTTTGCGCCCACGCCAAGCCCCTGTTCAGCGAGAAGGCCGGCGTGGTCACCCTCACCTATCTCGGCGCTGAGCGGGCGATCCCGAACTACAACGTGATGGGTGTGGCCAAAGCGGCGCTGGAGGCCTCCGTTCGCTACCTCTCCGCTGAGCTGGGTCCCGAGAAGCAGGTGCGGGTCAACGCGATCAGTGCTGGTCCGATCCGCACACTCGCGAGCAGCGCCATCGGCGGCATCCTCGACATGATCCACAACGTGGAGGAGAAGGCGCCCCTGCGCCGCACCGTCACCCAGACCGAGGTGGGGAACACCGCCGCCTTCCTGCTCAGCGAACTCTCCAGTGGGATTTCCGGTCAGACCATCTATGTGGACGCCGGCTACTGCATCAATGGCATGTAA
- the hisB gene encoding imidazoleglycerol-phosphate dehydratase HisB has translation MRTGEVHRVTGETDVRVKLGLDGGGSCQVETGVPFLDHMLHQISSHGLIDLEVAARGDTHIDDHHTNEDVGIAVGQALSQALGDRRGIHRFGHFVAPLDEALVQVALDCSGRPHLTFGLQIPAQKIGSYDTELVKEFFVAVVNNSGLTLHIRQLDGVNSHHIVEACFKAFARALRMATEIDPRRAGSVPSSKGVLEQAGGS, from the coding sequence ATGCGCACAGGTGAAGTGCATCGCGTCACCGGAGAAACCGATGTGCGGGTGAAGCTCGGGCTCGATGGTGGCGGCAGCTGCCAGGTCGAGACGGGGGTGCCGTTCCTTGATCACATGCTCCATCAGATCAGCAGCCACGGCTTGATCGACCTGGAGGTTGCCGCTCGGGGAGATACCCACATCGATGATCACCACACCAATGAGGATGTGGGCATTGCTGTGGGTCAGGCCCTCTCCCAGGCGCTGGGGGATCGCCGGGGCATTCATCGCTTCGGCCATTTCGTGGCGCCCCTGGATGAGGCTCTGGTGCAGGTGGCGTTGGATTGTTCCGGACGCCCTCATCTGACTTTCGGTCTGCAGATTCCTGCCCAGAAGATCGGCAGCTACGACACCGAACTGGTGAAGGAGTTCTTTGTGGCCGTAGTCAATAACTCCGGTCTCACCCTCCACATCCGTCAACTCGATGGGGTGAATTCTCACCACATCGTGGAGGCCTGCTTCAAGGCGTTTGCTCGTGCCCTGCGCATGGCCACCGAGATCGACCCCCGCCGGGCTGGATCGGTGCCCAGCAGTAAAGGCGTCCTGGAGCAGGCCGGCGGCAGCTGA
- a CDS encoding carotenoid oxygenase family protein — MTVAPAVDRINRADWASAFRNVEQELTDVALTPVRGSVPSALLGTLYRNGPGRLERGGQRVHHPFDGDGMITALRFSGDGVKLSNRFVRTAGWLAEEAAGKVLYRGVFGSQKPGGVAANALDLRLKNIANTGVVQLGDDLLALWEAAEPHALDPVTLETRGISLLGGVLKKAEAFSAHPRFDPGHHDRPRMVNFGVKTGPRSTIRLMEFATESDAAAGIKAGDLLSERRDSFNGFAFLHDFAITPNWAVFLQNAVEFNPLPFVLGKRGAAQCLQSKPDGQAKFWLIPRDCGAFAGEKPRIIDAPDGFVFHHLNAWEQDGDVVVESIYYADFPSIGPDVDFTAVDFDLIPEGLLEQCRINLKTGRVETRRLSERCCEFAMVNPNKEGLPCRFAWMAAAAREQGNDPLQVIKKLDLSTGERLIWSAAPHGFVSEPLMVPRPGAESEDDGWVLELLWNGAREASDLVILDASDLSELAVFELPLAIPHGLHGSWVTAA, encoded by the coding sequence GTGACCGTTGCCCCTGCCGTTGACCGTATCAACCGCGCGGACTGGGCCAGCGCGTTTCGCAACGTGGAGCAGGAACTGACGGACGTGGCGCTGACCCCCGTGCGCGGCAGCGTGCCCTCCGCATTGCTCGGCACCCTCTACCGCAACGGCCCAGGCCGTCTCGAGCGGGGTGGCCAGAGGGTGCATCACCCCTTCGATGGGGACGGGATGATCACGGCCTTGCGCTTCAGCGGCGACGGCGTGAAGCTCAGCAACCGATTCGTGCGCACCGCCGGCTGGCTGGCGGAGGAGGCGGCCGGGAAGGTGCTGTATCGCGGGGTGTTCGGCAGTCAGAAGCCTGGAGGGGTTGCCGCCAATGCCTTGGATCTGCGTCTCAAGAACATTGCCAATACCGGCGTGGTGCAACTGGGCGATGACTTGCTCGCTCTCTGGGAAGCAGCGGAGCCCCATGCCCTCGATCCCGTCACCCTGGAGACCCGCGGCATCAGCTTGTTGGGAGGGGTGCTCAAGAAAGCCGAGGCCTTTAGTGCCCATCCCCGCTTCGATCCTGGCCATCACGATCGGCCCCGCATGGTCAATTTCGGAGTGAAAACCGGACCTCGCAGCACGATCCGGCTGATGGAGTTCGCGACGGAATCGGACGCCGCTGCTGGCATCAAGGCTGGGGATCTGCTCAGCGAACGCCGCGACAGCTTCAACGGGTTCGCTTTTCTGCACGACTTCGCGATCACACCCAACTGGGCGGTGTTCCTGCAGAACGCTGTGGAGTTCAACCCCCTGCCCTTCGTGCTTGGCAAGAGAGGTGCGGCCCAGTGTCTGCAATCCAAGCCAGACGGTCAGGCGAAGTTCTGGCTGATTCCCCGTGATTGCGGTGCCTTTGCAGGCGAGAAGCCCCGGATCATCGACGCCCCAGACGGCTTTGTCTTCCACCACCTCAACGCCTGGGAGCAGGACGGGGATGTGGTGGTGGAGAGCATCTACTACGCCGACTTCCCCTCGATCGGTCCCGATGTGGATTTCACGGCCGTTGATTTCGATCTGATTCCTGAAGGGTTGCTGGAGCAGTGCCGCATCAATCTGAAGACCGGTCGGGTGGAGACCCGTCGGCTCAGTGAGCGTTGTTGCGAATTTGCGATGGTGAATCCCAACAAGGAGGGTCTCCCCTGCCGTTTCGCTTGGATGGCGGCGGCGGCTCGCGAGCAGGGCAACGACCCGCTTCAAGTGATCAAGAAGTTGGATCTGAGCACGGGTGAGCGTTTGATTTGGAGTGCTGCTCCCCACGGGTTTGTCAGTGAGCCCTTGATGGTGCCCCGTCCCGGTGCGGAGTCAGAGGATGATGGCTGGGTGCTTGAGCTGCTCTGGAACGGTGCCCGCGAAGCCTCTGATCTGGTGATCCTTGATGCTTCAGATCTCAGCGAGTTGGCAGTCTTTGAGCTTCCCTTGGCGATTCCCCATGGCCTGCATGGCAGCTGGGTCACCGCAGCCTGA
- a CDS encoding SIMPL domain-containing protein: MLNRSGLALLPALVSLPTAFLPPAASAAAANPPVCNGTLLELSVSEQGQTRSDRFRFSLRIQAEGATAAAAMDQLNQRLEQTRMTLDSLISGRLTVPAPRTYAIGGGSQGPRRQQASTTISGEVDRGRYDALIQAAGRLAGVSLQGMTSLASDQDGAALADQLLQKALRDGRQQAERTASILGLRTVTLLRIDQRRGGSIRPLPYALNTARQFRPDEAPRPGQSLALDLDYCLS; this comes from the coding sequence TTGTTGAATCGTTCGGGCCTGGCTCTGTTGCCGGCTTTGGTCTCGCTACCGACTGCGTTCCTGCCGCCTGCAGCGTCAGCTGCGGCAGCGAATCCGCCGGTTTGCAATGGCACCCTGCTGGAGCTGAGTGTTTCCGAACAGGGGCAGACCCGTAGCGATCGTTTCCGCTTCAGCCTGAGGATTCAGGCGGAGGGTGCCACGGCCGCTGCGGCGATGGATCAGCTCAATCAGCGGCTCGAGCAGACGCGGATGACCCTGGATTCGTTGATCAGTGGGCGGCTGACGGTCCCCGCCCCTCGCACCTATGCCATCGGCGGGGGCAGCCAGGGTCCGCGTCGGCAGCAGGCGAGTACAACCATCAGCGGCGAGGTGGATCGAGGGCGCTACGACGCGCTGATTCAGGCAGCCGGGCGCTTGGCTGGGGTCAGCCTCCAGGGGATGACGTCCTTGGCATCCGATCAGGACGGAGCCGCCCTTGCCGATCAGCTGCTCCAAAAGGCCTTGCGCGATGGTCGTCAGCAGGCTGAGCGCACGGCCTCCATCCTCGGGCTCCGAACGGTGACGCTGCTTCGGATTGACCAGCGGCGAGGTGGTTCGATCCGTCCGCTGCCCTATGCCCTCAATACGGCGCGCCAGTTCCGTCCAGATGAGGCACCCAGGCCGGGGCAATCGCTAGCGCTGGACCTGGATTATTGCCTCTCCTGA
- a CDS encoding BCCT family transporter: MPFAPEALPDQRSSPLPIEAPKGWWRHPPLWIGAGPLLLFLLLAAADLAVAKQFTNEGKLLASNLLGGLWQWMVVALFVIAIALAVSPIGRLRLGGAEAKPSLKFFDWCAVLICTLLAGGGVFWSAAEPLFHFQTPAPYFKGVEGSTAAAVDPALAVSFLHWGFLAWALVATTVTITLSIRERRGEPLRPRTLLVGLVPRSMVDGPIGDLADGLSVVAAIAGTVGPLGFLSLQLSNAAGQLPGLSDSAGLQSLVVVLLTAVFATSTVSGIQRGIKWLSELNVWLTLIMAAGLLLLGPGLWLTRHFFTAFGTYLLNLPQMALASNEGAQGSWLNGWTVFYWGWFLGYAPLMGLFTAGVSRGRSLRELVLAVAILCPLVTNLWFTLLGGTGMALELATAGSISGPLGDNGAAAALLAILGQLPMAWLLIPVGLLLVVLFMATSADSMSYAAAMVVSGKSEPAPLLRLFWALMIGSLTLVLLRIGSGVGDSTSIDALQAFIVITAVPVTPLVLTTLWSAPRLAWKEARQQGTNT; the protein is encoded by the coding sequence ATGCCGTTCGCGCCTGAAGCCTTGCCTGACCAACGATCGTCCCCCCTGCCCATCGAGGCCCCTAAGGGCTGGTGGCGCCACCCACCCCTCTGGATCGGCGCAGGTCCACTGCTGCTTTTCCTGCTGTTGGCTGCCGCTGATCTGGCAGTCGCCAAACAATTCACCAACGAAGGCAAGCTGCTGGCCAGCAACCTCCTGGGTGGGCTCTGGCAGTGGATGGTGGTGGCGCTGTTCGTGATCGCCATCGCGCTGGCGGTGAGCCCGATCGGCAGGCTGCGCCTTGGCGGCGCCGAGGCGAAGCCAAGTCTGAAATTCTTCGACTGGTGCGCCGTGCTGATCTGCACCCTGCTGGCAGGAGGTGGCGTGTTCTGGTCCGCCGCCGAGCCCCTGTTTCATTTCCAGACGCCGGCCCCGTATTTCAAAGGTGTGGAGGGTTCGACCGCAGCAGCCGTCGACCCGGCCTTGGCTGTGAGCTTTCTCCACTGGGGCTTTCTGGCCTGGGCTCTTGTGGCGACCACGGTCACGATCACGCTCTCGATCCGCGAGCGCCGTGGGGAACCATTGCGCCCGCGCACACTGCTGGTCGGGCTGGTGCCTCGCTCCATGGTGGATGGGCCCATCGGAGACCTGGCCGATGGCCTCTCAGTGGTGGCAGCCATTGCCGGAACCGTCGGTCCCCTGGGCTTTCTTTCACTGCAACTCAGCAATGCCGCCGGCCAACTACCGGGACTCAGTGACAGCGCCGGACTGCAGTCACTGGTGGTGGTCCTCCTGACAGCAGTGTTCGCCACTTCAACGGTGAGCGGAATCCAGCGAGGGATCAAATGGCTCTCCGAATTGAACGTGTGGCTGACGTTGATCATGGCCGCAGGCCTGCTTCTCCTCGGACCTGGGCTCTGGCTGACCCGCCATTTCTTCACCGCCTTTGGCACCTATCTCCTCAACCTGCCCCAGATGGCTCTGGCTTCCAATGAAGGAGCTCAGGGAAGCTGGCTGAACGGCTGGACCGTCTTCTACTGGGGTTGGTTCCTTGGCTATGCCCCCTTGATGGGCCTGTTCACAGCAGGGGTCAGCCGCGGCCGCAGCCTTCGCGAATTGGTGCTGGCCGTGGCGATTCTCTGCCCTTTGGTGACCAATCTGTGGTTCACCCTGCTCGGAGGCACGGGCATGGCGCTGGAACTGGCGACGGCAGGGAGCATCAGCGGTCCCCTGGGGGATAACGGAGCCGCGGCAGCCCTGCTGGCGATCCTTGGCCAACTACCCATGGCCTGGCTGCTGATTCCTGTGGGCTTGCTGCTGGTGGTGCTGTTTATGGCCACCAGCGCCGACTCCATGAGCTATGCCGCGGCCATGGTGGTCAGTGGCAAGAGCGAACCTGCGCCGCTGCTGCGTCTGTTCTGGGCCCTGATGATCGGCAGCCTCACCCTGGTGCTGCTCCGTATTGGCTCAGGCGTGGGGGACAGCACCTCGATCGACGCCCTTCAGGCCTTCATCGTGATCACAGCGGTCCCCGTGACCCCGCTGGTGCTCACCACACTGTGGAGCGCCCCAAGACTCGCCTGGAAGGAGGCAAGGCAGCAGGGCACAAACACCTGA
- a CDS encoding FAD-dependent oxidoreductase, with amino-acid sequence MQANALPQRASVVIVGGGMAGLSCAAALARRGVSDVVLLEAETLAHAKASSFGETRMFREMYSDPVLCRLAQEANRLWREEETHAGEQLRDTHGLLFYGESWDEETIEGSIPGARRVMDDQGIPYEALSASAIAARFPLKPKPDFTGLFEPTAGAVRSDKVVAHWIRTARKAGHQLLEHCPVSQLDADGGGVTLSSGDHISADQLVVACGIWSQLLLAPLGLAPKLEVWPMLWAHYTVDPALASRYPQWFCFQRERGDDGGLYYGFPVLSTTADGRPRIKCGIDWSPKELRVAEPNAMVTEPPARLVELLDGFLFNELEGVQERVETVISPYSMASDVNFVLDRLTPKLSLFAGGSGQAFKFAPLIGDSLARLARGEQPAVDLTCWNHQRDAVRA; translated from the coding sequence ATGCAGGCCAACGCCCTACCCCAGAGGGCGTCTGTGGTGATCGTCGGCGGTGGCATGGCCGGCCTCAGCTGCGCCGCAGCCCTCGCCCGCCGCGGTGTGTCCGATGTGGTGCTGCTCGAGGCCGAAACCCTGGCCCATGCGAAAGCCAGCAGCTTTGGGGAAACCCGCATGTTCCGGGAGATGTACTCCGATCCCGTGCTCTGCCGGCTGGCCCAGGAAGCCAACCGTCTCTGGCGGGAGGAAGAAACCCACGCCGGGGAACAGCTACGCGACACCCACGGGCTGCTCTTCTACGGCGAGAGCTGGGATGAAGAAACGATTGAGGGCTCAATTCCCGGTGCCCGCCGGGTGATGGATGACCAGGGAATTCCCTATGAAGCCTTGAGTGCCAGCGCAATCGCTGCGCGTTTTCCCCTGAAGCCCAAACCCGACTTCACCGGTCTCTTCGAACCCACCGCTGGCGCGGTGCGCAGCGACAAGGTCGTGGCCCACTGGATTCGCACAGCCCGCAAGGCTGGCCATCAACTGCTGGAGCACTGCCCCGTGAGCCAGCTGGATGCCGATGGCGGAGGCGTCACCCTCAGCTCCGGGGATCACATCAGCGCCGATCAGCTGGTGGTGGCTTGCGGCATCTGGAGTCAGCTGCTCTTGGCACCCCTCGGGTTGGCTCCAAAGCTTGAGGTATGGCCGATGCTCTGGGCTCATTACACCGTGGATCCGGCCCTGGCCAGCCGCTATCCGCAGTGGTTCTGCTTCCAGCGGGAACGGGGTGATGACGGCGGGTTGTACTACGGCTTCCCAGTGTTGAGCACCACCGCCGACGGCCGCCCCCGCATCAAGTGCGGCATCGACTGGAGCCCGAAAGAGCTACGGGTGGCCGAACCCAATGCGATGGTCACCGAGCCTCCGGCTCGGCTGGTGGAACTCCTCGATGGCTTCCTGTTCAACGAACTGGAGGGGGTGCAGGAGCGCGTTGAAACCGTGATCAGCCCCTATTCGATGGCCAGCGATGTGAATTTCGTGCTCGATCGCCTGACCCCAAAACTGAGCCTGTTTGCCGGCGGCTCCGGCCAGGCCTTCAAATTTGCCCCCCTGATCGGCGATTCCCTGGCTCGTCTCGCCAGGGGTGAACAACCCGCCGTCGATCTCACCTGCTGGAACCACCAGCGGGATGCCGTTCGCGCCTGA